Proteins encoded together in one Thermococcus barophilus MP window:
- a CDS encoding ATP-dependent helicase: MIRFAQREYTDEEIYEILADPVREWFRGKFGTFTPPQRYAVIEIHKGENVLISSPTGSGKTLSAFLAAINELILLGKEGKLEDKIYVLYVSPLRALNNDIRRNLEEPLREIREVAHEMGYDLPEIRVAVRTSDTSSYEKQKMVKKPPHILITTPESLAIALNAPKFSERLKTVKYVIVDEVHALAENKRGTHLMLSLERLQNLAGDFVRIGLSATIHPLEEVAKFVFGFNDDGTPRSGLIVDVSFAKKTEIKVESVVGDLVYTDAATLSEALYKRLDELIEQHRTTLIFTNTRSGAERVAYHLKKKFPKYAELIEAHHSSLSRDVRLEVEEKLKKGELRCVVSSTSLELGIDIGSIDLVVLIGSPKSVNRALQRIGRAGHRLHEVSKGIILVLDRDDLVECTVLAYNARNRRLDRIKIPQNPLDVLVQHLLGMALEKVWDINEAYKLVRRAYPYHNLSFEDFMSVLRYLAGEYAGLEEKKVYAKIWLDEKEGKFGRRGKMTRAIYYMNTGTIPDEAKIEVYTLDRRFIGTVEEEFAERLMPGDIFVLAGRTYEFKKSRGNRIYVEPKEGAKPTIPAWFSEMLPLSFDLALDVQRFRKEVKELLNNPKAEQILMEKYRIDEKAAKAILGYFREQAKYSTIPDDGILLVEEVLEERRAKYFFHTLIGRRANEALSRAFAYLVSKKKRCNVGIAISDNGFMLILPREKRLSEEDIRTLFQLEDLRETLKKALDNTELLKRRFRHVANRGLLILRRYMGRKKSLSRQQLNAQTLLRLLKKNYPDFPLLKEVYREIMEDKMDIKNAELFLSWVKEGKIKIVFEQNELPSPFAFNLEIIGASDVVLMEDRRELIKQLHRKIMAMIGELE; this comes from the coding sequence ATGATAAGGTTTGCCCAGAGAGAGTACACCGATGAGGAAATTTACGAGATATTAGCTGATCCGGTTAGGGAGTGGTTTAGAGGAAAGTTTGGAACATTCACACCCCCCCAGAGATATGCGGTTATTGAAATTCACAAAGGAGAAAATGTGCTTATTTCTTCGCCAACGGGCAGCGGAAAAACTTTATCAGCTTTTCTCGCTGCCATAAATGAGCTTATTTTATTGGGAAAGGAGGGTAAGCTTGAAGATAAAATTTACGTTCTTTATGTTTCGCCCCTCAGAGCTTTGAACAATGACATCAGAAGGAACTTAGAGGAGCCCCTCAGAGAGATTAGGGAAGTTGCTCATGAAATGGGTTATGACCTGCCGGAAATAAGAGTAGCAGTGAGAACAAGCGACACTTCAAGCTATGAAAAGCAGAAGATGGTAAAAAAGCCGCCCCACATATTGATTACAACACCAGAAAGCTTAGCCATAGCTTTAAATGCTCCAAAATTCAGCGAGAGGCTAAAGACGGTTAAATACGTCATAGTCGATGAAGTCCACGCATTGGCTGAGAATAAGAGGGGAACCCATCTAATGCTCAGCCTTGAAAGATTACAGAATTTAGCCGGGGATTTCGTTAGAATCGGTCTCAGTGCCACTATTCATCCCCTCGAAGAGGTTGCTAAATTTGTTTTTGGCTTCAACGATGACGGAACTCCAAGAAGTGGTTTAATAGTAGATGTTTCCTTTGCCAAAAAGACGGAGATTAAAGTAGAAAGCGTTGTTGGGGACTTAGTTTACACAGATGCGGCAACACTAAGTGAAGCCTTGTACAAGCGCTTGGATGAACTCATTGAACAGCACAGGACAACGCTCATCTTTACAAACACAAGGAGCGGTGCTGAGAGGGTTGCCTATCATCTTAAGAAAAAGTTCCCAAAATATGCGGAACTAATTGAAGCCCACCACTCGAGCCTCTCGAGAGATGTTAGACTTGAAGTAGAGGAGAAATTGAAAAAAGGAGAGCTCCGCTGTGTTGTTAGCTCAACATCGCTTGAGTTGGGCATAGACATTGGAAGCATTGACTTAGTTGTTTTAATCGGCTCACCAAAGAGTGTAAACAGGGCTCTGCAGAGGATAGGGAGAGCGGGTCACAGACTGCATGAAGTCAGCAAGGGAATTATCCTTGTCTTGGATAGGGACGATTTAGTTGAGTGTACCGTTTTGGCTTACAATGCGAGGAATAGAAGATTGGACAGAATTAAAATCCCGCAGAATCCCCTCGACGTTCTTGTTCAGCATCTCCTCGGCATGGCTCTGGAAAAAGTGTGGGACATTAACGAAGCGTATAAGCTTGTAAGAAGAGCGTATCCCTATCACAACTTGAGTTTTGAAGACTTCATGAGCGTTCTTAGATATTTAGCGGGAGAATATGCTGGACTTGAAGAGAAGAAGGTTTATGCAAAAATCTGGCTCGATGAAAAAGAGGGCAAGTTCGGAAGAAGAGGGAAAATGACGAGAGCAATCTACTACATGAACACGGGTACAATTCCAGATGAGGCTAAAATCGAAGTTTACACGCTTGATAGGAGGTTTATTGGAACTGTGGAGGAAGAATTTGCTGAACGCTTGATGCCTGGAGATATTTTTGTCTTGGCTGGAAGGACGTATGAGTTCAAAAAGTCAAGGGGTAACAGGATTTATGTGGAGCCTAAAGAAGGGGCGAAGCCAACGATCCCAGCGTGGTTTTCTGAAATGTTGCCTTTGAGCTTTGATTTAGCCTTGGACGTGCAGAGATTTAGGAAAGAGGTTAAAGAACTCTTAAACAATCCCAAAGCAGAGCAAATCCTAATGGAGAAGTACAGAATAGATGAAAAAGCTGCCAAAGCAATTTTGGGCTACTTCAGAGAGCAGGCAAAGTATTCAACAATTCCAGATGATGGAATCCTTCTGGTTGAGGAGGTTCTGGAGGAGAGAAGGGCAAAGTACTTCTTCCACACCCTGATAGGGAGGAGAGCAAATGAAGCTTTGAGCAGGGCTTTTGCATATTTGGTGAGCAAAAAGAAAAGGTGCAACGTGGGAATTGCCATAAGCGATAATGGCTTCATGCTGATTCTACCAAGAGAGAAAAGGTTGAGTGAAGAGGATATTAGGACTTTATTCCAGCTTGAGGATTTGAGAGAAACCCTTAAGAAAGCCCTGGACAACACGGAGCTGTTGAAGAGAAGATTCAGGCACGTCGCCAACAGAGGTCTGTTAATTTTAAGGAGATACATGGGGAGGAAGAAAAGCTTAAGCAGGCAGCAGTTGAATGCCCAAACATTACTTAGACTTCTTAAAAAGAACTATCCCGACTTCCCACTTCTCAAGGAAGTTTACCGCGAGATTATGGAGGACAAGATGGATATTAAAAATGCGGAGCTGTTTTTGAGCTGGGTTAAAGAAGGCAAGATAAAAATCGTTTTTGAACAAAATGAGCTGCCGAGTCCATTTGCCTTCAACCTTGAAATTATTGGAGCAAGTGACGTTGTGCTTATGGAAGACAGAAGGGAGCTGATTAAGCAGCTACATAGAAAGATAATGGCTATGATCGGGGAGCTTGAATGA
- a CDS encoding 4Fe-4S dicluster domain-containing protein, translating into MTRSIHLDIKAPYSPNKYLIEQSDAEMLRSELCIGCAACANACPFDAIGIVDNNKRVIHFSPEKCSNCSFECNDVCPTRAIERRPDKITLEFEYAFCLECGRRLMRTKKEAEYYAQQLLKMGEKVEFAFICDECKMKKISSVSDKYSGYLI; encoded by the coding sequence ATGACACGAAGTATTCATTTGGACATAAAAGCACCTTATAGCCCAAATAAGTACTTAATTGAACAAAGTGATGCTGAAATGCTGAGAAGTGAACTGTGTATAGGATGTGCAGCATGTGCAAATGCATGCCCCTTTGATGCTATTGGGATAGTTGACAATAACAAAAGAGTAATTCACTTCTCCCCAGAAAAATGCAGCAACTGTAGCTTTGAATGCAATGATGTGTGTCCAACAAGGGCAATAGAAAGAAGACCAGATAAAATAACCCTGGAATTTGAATATGCCTTCTGCCTCGAATGTGGCAGAAGATTAATGCGAACTAAGAAAGAGGCGGAATATTATGCTCAACAGTTGCTTAAAATGGGCGAAAAAGTCGAGTTTGCATTTATCTGTGATGAATGTAAGATGAAAAAGATTTCCTCTGTCTCTGACAAATACTCAGGCTACCTGATTTAG
- the hydA gene encoding NADPH-dependent hydrogenase/sulfhydrogenase 1 subunit alpha, with the protein MYIPITVDHIARVEGKGGIEIVMGDEGVKEVKLNIIEGPRFFEAITIGKKLDEALAVYPRICSFCSAAHKLTALEAAEKAIGFTPREEIQKLRELLYIGDMIESHALHLYLLVLPDYLGYPDPLSMIDRYKREVEYAMKLKNIGSKIMDVLGSRAIHQENAILGGFGKLPSRAQFEELRRELKEILPLAEYTVELFAKLEQFSEVDDEENVHMAIKPRGGIYGIYGDYVKVSDGFEFPVEDYKKWIVERVVEHSFAKHSFYKGKPFMVGAISRIVNNADLLYGRAKALYEKYRDLFRYDNCFANNLAQALELVYFTEKAVDIIDETLARWPIRERDAVEIKDGFGVSITEAPRGLLVYALEVKNGRVSYADIITPTAMNLAIMERHVRMMAEKHYQDDPDRLKFLSEMVVRAFDPCISCSVHIVKL; encoded by the coding sequence ATGTATATTCCAATCACCGTTGATCATATAGCGAGAGTTGAGGGCAAAGGTGGAATAGAGATAGTCATGGGAGATGAGGGAGTCAAAGAGGTGAAGCTTAACATCATTGAAGGTCCAAGGTTCTTTGAAGCAATAACCATTGGGAAAAAGTTAGATGAAGCCTTAGCTGTCTACCCAAGAATCTGTTCCTTCTGTTCAGCTGCCCATAAGCTGACAGCCCTTGAAGCAGCAGAAAAAGCTATTGGATTTACTCCAAGGGAGGAGATTCAAAAGCTCAGAGAGTTGCTCTACATAGGAGATATGATTGAGAGTCATGCACTGCACCTGTATCTCTTAGTTCTCCCGGATTATCTTGGCTATCCAGATCCGCTTAGCATGATTGACAGGTATAAGAGGGAAGTTGAATATGCAATGAAGCTCAAAAACATCGGCTCAAAGATTATGGATGTCCTCGGTTCAAGGGCAATTCATCAGGAGAATGCGATTTTAGGCGGCTTTGGAAAGCTTCCAAGCAGAGCACAGTTTGAAGAATTGAGGAGGGAGCTTAAAGAGATCCTCCCATTGGCAGAATATACAGTGGAGCTATTTGCAAAGCTTGAACAGTTCAGCGAAGTTGATGATGAGGAAAACGTTCACATGGCAATTAAGCCAAGAGGCGGCATTTACGGCATTTATGGAGATTATGTAAAAGTGAGCGACGGCTTTGAGTTTCCGGTAGAGGATTACAAAAAATGGATAGTTGAGAGGGTTGTTGAACACAGCTTTGCAAAGCACAGTTTTTATAAAGGAAAACCTTTCATGGTCGGCGCAATTTCAAGAATCGTGAACAACGCTGATCTGCTCTATGGAAGGGCAAAAGCCCTCTATGAGAAGTATAGGGATTTATTCAGATATGACAACTGCTTTGCCAACAACCTTGCACAGGCGCTTGAGCTTGTTTACTTCACGGAGAAGGCTGTCGATATAATTGATGAAACTTTAGCCAGATGGCCAATCAGGGAAAGAGATGCAGTTGAGATTAAAGACGGCTTTGGAGTCAGCATCACTGAGGCACCGAGAGGGCTGTTAGTTTATGCCCTTGAAGTTAAGAATGGAAGGGTCAGCTATGCTGACATAATAACGCCAACTGCAATGAACTTGGCAATAATGGAGCGTCACGTTAGGATGATGGCAGAGAAGCATTATCAAGACGATCCAGATAGGCTTAAGTTCCTCTCAGAGATGGTTGTCAGGGCTTTTGATCCGTGCATTTCGTGTTCAGTTCATATCGTGAAGCTTTAA
- the hydD gene encoding NADPH-dependent hydrogenase/sulfhydrogenase 1 subunit delta: MENRKIKIGFYALTSCYGCQLQFAMMDEILQLIDKAKIECWYMLSRDSSEEREVDIAFIEGSVSTKEEIELVKKIREKAKIVVAVGSCAVHGGVQSWGKEKELEQLWKTVYGDGKVKFEPKMAEPVEKFIKVDYKLYGCPPEKKDFLYALGTFLVGSWPEDIDYPVCVECRLRGNSCILIEKGEPCLGPVTVAGCDARCPAYGVACIGCRGAVGYDVAWFDSLAREFKKKGFTKEEILDRMRIFNAHNPKLEEMVNKIFEEGE, from the coding sequence ATGGAAAACAGGAAGATTAAAATCGGGTTTTACGCCCTCACATCATGCTACGGCTGTCAATTGCAATTTGCCATGATGGATGAAATACTTCAGCTCATTGATAAAGCAAAAATCGAGTGCTGGTATATGCTGAGCAGAGATAGCAGTGAGGAGAGAGAGGTTGATATAGCATTCATTGAGGGGAGTGTTTCAACAAAAGAGGAGATTGAGCTTGTTAAGAAAATCAGAGAGAAGGCAAAGATCGTAGTTGCCGTTGGCTCCTGTGCAGTTCATGGCGGAGTTCAAAGCTGGGGCAAGGAAAAAGAACTTGAGCAGCTTTGGAAGACAGTCTATGGAGACGGAAAGGTCAAATTTGAGCCAAAGATGGCGGAACCAGTTGAAAAGTTTATAAAAGTTGACTACAAGCTCTACGGATGTCCACCAGAAAAGAAGGACTTTCTCTATGCACTGGGGACATTCTTAGTAGGGTCATGGCCGGAGGACATTGACTATCCTGTATGTGTCGAGTGCAGACTGAGAGGCAACTCCTGCATTCTCATCGAAAAAGGTGAGCCCTGTCTGGGTCCAGTTACAGTGGCAGGCTGTGATGCAAGGTGTCCAGCCTATGGCGTTGCGTGCATAGGATGCAGAGGAGCCGTTGGTTATGATGTCGCATGGTTCGACTCACTGGCAAGGGAGTTCAAGAAGAAAGGCTTCACAAAGGAGGAAATCCTTGACAGAATGAGGATTTTCAATGCCCATAATCCAAAGCTCGAGGAAATGGTTAACAAAATTTTTGAGGAGGGTGAATGA
- a CDS encoding aminotransferase class I/II-fold pyridoxal phosphate-dependent enzyme, whose amino-acid sequence MLKPVKFKTHHGGVREEGLLDFSASLNPYLPEWVDEMFERAKTLSKRYIYWEKLEEELSNLIGEKVTVTAGITEALYLLGILAMKERRKVIIPEHTYEEYERIARIFNAEVIKGPNNPEALAEFVAKSSIVFFCNPNNPDGKFYSPKRLKLLIQAVEDTDSLLVLDEAFIDFVKDARSPKGENILKLRTFTKSYGLPGIRVGYVIGFSEAFKSVRMPWSIGSLGYAFLEFVVRDEFKHLEKTMPLIWKEKERIEKALNVKSDANFFIKNVGNAKGAVEFFKKKGIAVRDCTSFGLPEYIRFSVRKREENEKLIDAFREFFQYSP is encoded by the coding sequence ATGCTTAAACCAGTTAAATTTAAAACCCACCACGGCGGTGTAAGAGAAGAGGGGCTGCTGGATTTTTCCGCCTCTCTAAATCCCTACCTCCCAGAATGGGTAGATGAGATGTTTGAACGTGCTAAAACCTTAAGCAAACGCTACATTTATTGGGAAAAGCTTGAAGAGGAGCTTTCGAATTTGATTGGTGAAAAAGTAACAGTCACAGCGGGAATAACCGAGGCTCTGTATCTCCTCGGCATCCTTGCGATGAAAGAAAGAAGGAAGGTAATTATCCCAGAGCACACTTATGAGGAATATGAAAGAATTGCAAGGATTTTTAACGCTGAGGTTATCAAAGGTCCAAACAACCCAGAAGCGCTGGCTGAATTTGTTGCAAAGAGTAGCATTGTTTTCTTCTGCAATCCAAACAATCCCGATGGCAAATTCTATTCTCCAAAAAGACTCAAGCTTTTAATTCAAGCGGTGGAAGATACAGATTCACTTCTGGTTTTAGATGAAGCATTCATAGATTTCGTTAAAGATGCCAGAAGCCCGAAGGGGGAGAACATCCTAAAGCTGAGGACGTTCACGAAGAGCTACGGTTTGCCTGGAATCAGGGTTGGCTATGTCATCGGCTTCAGCGAGGCTTTTAAGAGCGTCAGAATGCCCTGGAGCATTGGCTCTTTAGGCTATGCGTTTCTGGAGTTTGTTGTCAGAGATGAGTTTAAGCATTTGGAAAAAACAATGCCTTTAATCTGGAAGGAGAAGGAACGCATTGAAAAAGCCCTCAACGTCAAAAGCGATGCAAACTTCTTCATAAAAAATGTTGGGAATGCAAAAGGAGCAGTTGAATTCTTCAAGAAGAAAGGAATAGCAGTTAGAGACTGCACCTCTTTTGGCCTGCCAGAATACATCCGCTTCAGTGTGAGAAAAAGAGAAGAAAACGAAAAGCTGATAGATGCTTTCAGAGAATTCTTCCAATACTCTCCATGA
- a CDS encoding FAD-dependent oxidoreductase — protein sequence MKGMRFAFLCREKPEPTGKKVAIIGAGPAGLSAAGYLVCHGHEVHIYDKLPEPGGLMLFGIPEFRIPIYRVRKGYEELENVFEVKFFPKTKVAFGNGEEEGDKFVENVINFNELVEKYDAVLIATGTWESWMPNIEGVELEGVYPALDYLFKIKSAKLGHMSWDEVPPIEGKRVMVVGAGHTAVDAAMESLLLGAEKVYMSYRRTIREAPAGAYEINLLKQRGVKWLELTVPVRIVGEYGKVIAVELQKCKLGEPDESGRRRPIPIEGSNFQIDVDYVVFAVGQRPTPPFAGDVGIAVDKKGRIVVDSRHMTSREGVFAAGDVVIGPSKVGRAVLDGLLAAESMHMWLLGR from the coding sequence GTGAAAGGTATGAGGTTCGCTTTCTTATGTAGGGAAAAACCTGAGCCCACAGGGAAAAAAGTGGCAATAATTGGTGCAGGGCCGGCTGGACTGAGTGCCGCCGGGTATTTAGTCTGCCACGGACACGAAGTTCACATATACGACAAGCTACCGGAACCTGGTGGATTGATGCTCTTTGGAATTCCGGAGTTTAGGATACCGATATACAGAGTCAGAAAGGGGTATGAGGAGCTCGAAAATGTCTTTGAAGTAAAGTTTTTCCCCAAAACCAAAGTTGCCTTTGGAAATGGTGAGGAGGAAGGAGATAAATTTGTAGAGAATGTTATAAACTTCAATGAGCTGGTTGAAAAATATGACGCTGTTCTTATAGCAACGGGAACTTGGGAGTCATGGATGCCAAACATTGAGGGTGTCGAGTTGGAAGGAGTCTATCCGGCTTTGGACTATCTCTTCAAAATCAAATCAGCAAAGCTTGGGCACATGAGCTGGGATGAGGTTCCTCCAATTGAAGGAAAACGAGTTATGGTGGTTGGAGCAGGTCATACGGCTGTAGATGCCGCTATGGAGAGCCTACTCCTCGGAGCGGAGAAAGTTTACATGAGCTACAGAAGGACCATAAGGGAAGCTCCTGCCGGTGCTTATGAGATAAACCTCCTTAAGCAGAGGGGAGTTAAGTGGCTCGAGCTCACGGTTCCTGTGAGGATTGTTGGTGAGTATGGCAAAGTTATTGCTGTTGAGTTGCAAAAATGTAAGCTTGGAGAGCCAGACGAAAGCGGAAGGAGAAGACCAATTCCGATTGAAGGCTCAAACTTCCAAATCGATGTGGATTACGTAGTATTTGCAGTTGGGCAGAGGCCAACACCACCCTTTGCTGGAGATGTTGGAATTGCCGTTGACAAGAAGGGCAGAATTGTAGTTGACTCAAGACACATGACGAGCAGGGAGGGAGTGTTTGCTGCTGGTGACGTTGTCATCGGGCCATCAAAGGTCGGTAGAGCGGTGTTAGATGGTCTGCTGGCTGCTGAAAGCATGCACATGTGGCTTCTTGGGAGGTGA
- a CDS encoding nucleotidyltransferase family protein: protein MKSLEEIEEILRRHKDELHKRFGVKKIAIFGSYARGEADELSDVDILVEFERPIGWEIVDLKEYLEEILGIRVDLITKNAALSRKRLWEQIRRDIVYVQ from the coding sequence ATGAAGTCCCTTGAAGAGATTGAGGAAATTCTGCGCAGGCACAAAGACGAACTGCATAAAAGATTTGGTGTAAAAAAGATTGCAATTTTCGGATCATATGCGAGAGGAGAAGCTGATGAGCTTAGTGATGTTGACATCCTCGTTGAGTTTGAGAGACCAATTGGTTGGGAGATTGTAGATTTAAAAGAGTATCTCGAGGAAATCCTTGGAATTAGAGTTGATTTGATTACTAAAAACGCTGCATTAAGCCGAAAAAGGTTGTGGGAACAAATTAGGAGGGACATTGTTTATGTCCAATAG
- the hydG gene encoding NADPH-dependent hydrogenase/sulfhydrogenase 1 subunit gamma codes for MMTTTQIVHGDNPYALEKVKVLKVYKLTDKEKLFLFRFEDPEIAETWTFKPGQFVQLTIPGVGEVPISICSSPMRKGFFELCIRKAGRVTTVVHRLQPGDTVLVRGPYGNGFPVDEWEGMDLLLIAAGLGTAPLRSVFLYAMDNRWKYGNITFINTARYGKDLLFYKELEAMKDLAESENVKIIQSVTRDPEWPGLKGRPQNFIVEANTNPKKTAVAICGPPRMYKAVFESLINYGYRPENIFVTLERRMKCGIGKCGHCNVGTSTSWKYICKDGPVFGYFDIISTPGLLD; via the coding sequence ATGATGACCACCACTCAAATTGTCCATGGTGATAATCCCTATGCTCTTGAAAAGGTCAAAGTTTTGAAAGTTTACAAGCTCACAGATAAAGAAAAGCTGTTCCTTTTTAGGTTTGAAGATCCTGAGATAGCAGAAACCTGGACATTCAAGCCAGGGCAGTTCGTTCAGCTGACAATTCCTGGAGTTGGTGAAGTTCCAATAAGCATATGCTCCTCACCAATGAGAAAGGGGTTCTTTGAGCTTTGTATAAGAAAAGCCGGGAGAGTTACAACAGTTGTTCACAGATTGCAGCCCGGAGATACAGTTCTGGTGAGAGGACCTTATGGAAATGGATTCCCCGTTGATGAATGGGAGGGAATGGATCTGCTTTTGATAGCAGCTGGTCTCGGTACTGCCCCTCTTAGGAGCGTCTTCCTCTACGCAATGGACAACAGATGGAAGTACGGAAACATAACCTTCATCAACACAGCCCGTTATGGAAAGGATCTTCTCTTCTACAAGGAGCTTGAGGCAATGAAAGATTTGGCAGAATCTGAAAATGTGAAGATCATCCAAAGTGTTACAAGAGATCCCGAATGGCCCGGACTGAAGGGTAGACCTCAGAACTTCATTGTTGAAGCCAATACAAACCCAAAGAAGACAGCTGTCGCCATTTGTGGTCCACCAAGGATGTATAAGGCAGTCTTCGAATCCCTCATAAACTATGGATACAGACCAGAGAACATTTTCGTGACACTGGAGAGGAGGATGAAGTGCGGAATTGGCAAATGTGGCCACTGCAACGTTGGAACAAGCACTTCCTGGAAGTACATCTGCAAAGATGGTCCAGTGTTTGGGTACTTCGACATAATTTCAACACCAGGCTTGCTCGACTGA
- a CDS encoding 4Fe-4S dicluster domain-containing protein: MARRILHVDYSLCIGCETCQSVCDFLHHGKPNIRIYYTESGLPIPINCRHCEKAPCMNVCPSNAIYKDTDGAVIIDPKKCIGCLMCLAVCPFGAPSYDARLKVVTKCDMCADRRRVGLEPACSEMCPAEAVFFGRPEEVEDEIRRRTAEKIARERISSTVMESIGRIL, encoded by the coding sequence ATGGCAAGGAGGATTCTTCACGTTGATTACAGCTTATGTATTGGATGTGAAACATGTCAAAGTGTTTGTGATTTCCTCCACCATGGAAAACCGAATATAAGGATTTATTACACTGAATCTGGTTTGCCGATCCCAATAAACTGTAGGCACTGTGAGAAAGCCCCATGTATGAACGTTTGTCCATCAAATGCTATCTACAAGGACACCGATGGTGCGGTAATCATTGACCCCAAGAAGTGCATTGGCTGTCTTATGTGTCTTGCCGTTTGTCCCTTCGGTGCTCCAAGCTATGATGCAAGGCTTAAGGTGGTTACAAAGTGCGACATGTGTGCTGACAGAAGAAGGGTTGGCTTAGAGCCGGCGTGCAGTGAGATGTGCCCAGCAGAGGCAGTATTCTTCGGAAGACCAGAGGAAGTTGAGGATGAAATAAGAAGGAGGACAGCAGAAAAGATCGCAAGGGAAAGGATTTCCTCCACCGTCATGGAGAGTATTGGAAGAATTCTCTGA
- the hydB gene encoding NADPH-dependent hydrogenase/sulfhydrogenase 1 subunit beta, with protein sequence MRYVKLPQENVYEFLERLKNFGKLYAPVKISEKFYDFREIDDVRKIEFHYNRTIMPPKKFFFLPRETMFKFSISKAEYEEVVENVEPFVIFGLHACDIFGLKIMDTIYLDEFPDKYYKIRREKGIIIGISCMPDEYCFCNLRETDFADDGFDLFLHELPDGWLVRVGTPTGHRIVDKNIKLFEEVTTQDICNFRDFEKKRHQSFRYHEDWGNLRYLLELEMEHPMWDEQSELCLGCGNCNLTCPTCRCYDVQDIPNLDGDTGVRIRRWDSCQLRSHGLVAGGHNFRPTKKSRFMNRYLCKNAYNEKLGISYCVGCGRCTYFCPAGISFVRNLRTILGFEEKSCPPEMSEEIPKRGFAYASNIRGEGI encoded by the coding sequence ATGAGGTATGTGAAGCTGCCACAGGAAAATGTTTATGAATTTCTGGAGCGTTTAAAAAACTTTGGTAAGCTGTATGCTCCCGTGAAAATCTCAGAGAAGTTTTATGACTTCAGAGAGATAGATGATGTCAGGAAAATTGAATTCCATTACAACAGAACCATAATGCCACCTAAGAAGTTCTTCTTCCTGCCAAGAGAAACGATGTTCAAGTTCAGCATATCAAAGGCTGAATATGAAGAGGTTGTTGAGAACGTTGAACCCTTCGTGATCTTTGGACTTCATGCATGTGACATCTTTGGACTGAAGATTATGGACACGATATACCTTGATGAATTCCCAGATAAATACTATAAGATCCGCAGAGAGAAAGGTATCATCATAGGAATAAGCTGTATGCCAGATGAATACTGCTTCTGCAACCTGAGGGAGACAGACTTTGCAGATGACGGATTTGATCTTTTCCTTCACGAACTTCCAGATGGATGGCTCGTGAGAGTCGGCACTCCCACGGGACACAGAATTGTCGACAAGAACATAAAGCTCTTTGAAGAGGTTACAACCCAAGACATCTGTAACTTCAGGGACTTTGAAAAGAAGAGACACCAATCGTTCAGATATCATGAAGATTGGGGAAACCTGCGCTATCTCCTTGAGCTTGAAATGGAGCACCCAATGTGGGATGAGCAGAGTGAGCTCTGTTTAGGATGTGGGAACTGTAACTTAACTTGTCCAACATGCAGATGTTATGATGTTCAGGATATACCGAATCTTGATGGTGACACTGGAGTTAGGATTAGAAGATGGGACTCATGCCAGCTGAGAAGCCACGGCCTGGTTGCTGGGGGACATAACTTTAGACCAACTAAGAAATCCCGTTTCATGAACCGATATTTGTGCAAGAATGCATATAATGAAAAGCTTGGCATAAGCTACTGTGTTGGATGTGGAAGATGTACATACTTCTGTCCTGCAGGGATAAGCTTTGTAAGGAACTTAAGGACAATTCTTGGATTTGAGGAGAAGTCCTGTCCTCCTGAAATGAGTGAGGAGATTCCAAAGAGAGGATTTGCCTATGCAAGCAATATTAGGGGTGAAGGAATATGA
- a CDS encoding hydrogenase maturation protease, with amino-acid sequence MRTLILALGNELMRDDGVGLKIGRILAEKGYNVLEVGTDIFKLQNYYNGEKRIVIVDAILSEKFEPGKIVHLKGEEVFEKLKAEIRSAHFMGAVDGLKLMMALDERLAKAEIHFIGIVAKEVELGMKLSKEVENAVPKVVELVEKIVRS; translated from the coding sequence ATGAGAACTCTAATCCTCGCTCTTGGCAATGAGCTCATGAGGGACGATGGTGTTGGGCTTAAAATAGGGAGAATTTTAGCAGAAAAAGGATACAATGTCCTTGAAGTTGGGACTGATATTTTTAAGCTCCAAAATTACTATAACGGAGAGAAGAGAATTGTGATAGTTGATGCGATTCTAAGTGAAAAATTTGAGCCCGGAAAAATCGTTCATCTGAAGGGTGAGGAAGTCTTTGAGAAGCTTAAAGCTGAGATAAGAAGTGCCCATTTCATGGGTGCAGTTGACGGGCTAAAGCTGATGATGGCTCTGGATGAAAGATTAGCAAAAGCAGAGATTCATTTCATAGGGATAGTTGCCAAAGAAGTTGAACTGGGAATGAAGTTAAGCAAAGAAGTCGAAAATGCAGTTCCTAAGGTTGTCGAGCTTGTTGAGAAGATTGTTCGCTCTTGA